In Drosophila nasuta strain 15112-1781.00 chromosome 2R, ASM2355853v1, whole genome shotgun sequence, a single genomic region encodes these proteins:
- the LOC132787061 gene encoding larval/pupal cuticle protein H1C-like → MKFLICLALCIAVAQAGLLAAPVATYSAVAPVTSYSAVAPVATYSAVAPVSTYSALSPLRSYSTYTAPVYRTYAATVAAAPAAVYSAPLTTAYAGTAVVSPFLKK, encoded by the coding sequence ATGAAATTCCTCATCTGTTTGGCGCTTTGCATTGCCGTCGCCCAAGCTGGCTTATTGGCTGCCCCCGTGGCCACCTATTCAGCTGTGGCTCCAGTTACCAGCTACTCGGCTGTGGCACCAGTTGCCACCTATTCGGCTGTAGCCCCTGTTTCCACCTACTCGGCTCTGTCTCCACTCAGATCCTACTCCACTTATACTGCTCCAGTCTACAGGACGTATGCTGCCACCGTTGCCGCTGCCCCTGCCGCCGTCTACTCCGCACCGTTGACCACCGCGTATGCTGGCACAGCTGTTGTTAGTCCCTTCCTGAAGAAGTAG